Within the Chloracidobacterium sp. genome, the region TCAAAAACTTCCCCCCCGACCGTTAGGTTCCGAAAAGAGTAGCTGTTGAGGTGGTTGCGGTGCGTCAAATCGGTTGGAAAGTCAGGATTTGTCCAGTGCGGCGCAACCAGCAAAACCCACCCGCCGGGCCGGACAATACGGTGCAACTCCGTCACGACCGTCAAGGGCGACTGTACGTGTTCGATGACATGCCGCCCAATGACGAGATCAAACGCATTGTCGGGAAAGGGATACGGCACGTCATCAAGATCGTGGATGACATCGGCGGCGGAGTGCGGGTTGGCGTCCAAGCCTGTTGCACCGGGGGTCTTGCGGCGTCCACAGCCAATGTCTAGCACCCGCCGCCCATCTGTCGCCGC harbors:
- a CDS encoding methyltransferase domain-containing protein is translated as MPDVLARWLAATDGRRVLDIGCGRRKTPGATGLDANPHSAADVIHDLDDVPYPFPDNAFDLVIGRHVIEHVQSPLTVVTELHRIVRPGGWVLLVAPHWTNPDFPTDLTHRNHLNSYSFRNLTVGGEVFDFYTPVRFRQRPPYVTLLNLWRVCGVEWLVNLDRRHPRWRFLRRFWEQYLNAVMRGKEIYFELEVVK